CCCCCTCCGAAGACTTAGAGTTACCCGGGGGCACCCCCCCGTTGGGGGGGTGCCCCCGGGTAAGAACTAAAAGTTTTTGAAGGGAGCCTGAGGGAAACTTTTTACAAAAAGTTTCCCTCAGGAATTAAGGACAGCTTATGACAGTACGCACACGTTTTGCGCCGAGCCCTACGGGGCATCTGCATATCGGCGGGGCTCGGACGGCCCTTTTTAACTGGCTCTTCGCGAGGCGGCATGGGGGGGAGTTTATCTTGAGGGTGGAGGACACCGACGCGGCCCGCTCGACAGAGGAGGCTACTCAAGCCATACTCGACGGCATGGAGTGGCTCGGGCTCGACTGGGACGAGGGGCCGTTCTTACAGAGTAAGAGGTTTAACATTTATAAGGAACACGCCGAGAGGCTGCTTAAGGAAAAAAAAGGCTATCGCTGCTGGTGCACGCCAGAGGAGTTGGAGGAGCGGAGGAAGCAGGCCATGGCCGAAGGCCGTGCTCCCCGCTACGACAGGAGGTGCAGTGAGAGGAGCGACACTCCCGACGGCCCCTCGGCCGTGAGGTTCCGGGTACCTCCGGGTAAGAGCATTATAAAGGACCTCATAAAGGGCACGGTCGCTATCGAGCACGAGGAGATAGAGGACCTTGTAATCTTAAGGAGCGACGGCTCGCCGACCTATAACTTGTGCGTCGTGGTTGACGAGGCGGAGATGCGGATAACGCACGTCATAAGAGGCGACGACCATCTGAATAACACGCCGAAGCAGATACTCCTTTACGAGGCGTTCGGCTACCCGGTCCCCGAGTTCGCGCACCTGCCGATGATACTCGGCTCGGACGGCAAGCGCCTTTCGAAGCGCCACGGCGCGACCTCGGTTACGGCTTACAGGGATGAGGGCTTTCTTCCGCACGCTCTGATTAACTACCTGGCGCGGCTCGGCTGGTCTCACGGCGACCAGGAGATATTCTCCATGGATGAGCTTATAGAGAAGTTCTCGCTTGATAACGTGGGCAAGTCTTCCGGCGTCTTCAACCCGGAGAAGCTCCTGTGGCTTAACCACCACTATATAAAGGAGGCCCGGCCCGAGGATTTAATCGGGCCGTTAAAACTTTTCCTAAAGGAGGGCGAGGCCGACGACCCGAGGCTTCCGGCGATAATAAAAACCACGCAGGAGCGGGCCAAGACGCTCGTGGAGATGGCCGAAGGTTCGCGTTTTTACTTCGAAGAGGAGGTCACTTACGAGGAGAAGGCAGGGAAGAAGTTCTTGACTCCCGATAGGGTTGAGATCTTCAAACTAATAATCGAACGGCTTGAGGGGTTGGATGCTTTCGGCGAAACCGAAATAGAGGCTGCGTTTCAGGCGATACTGGACGAGAAGGAACTAAAACTCGGCAAGCTCGCCCAGCCCGTGCGCGTGGCGCTAACCGGCGGCACGGTAAGCCCCGGCATCTTCGAGACACTCGCGGCGATGGGTAAAGAGATGGCATTAAGAAAGCTCAAAAGGGCGGTGGAGACAATTGAAGAGAAGGCGGGGTGAGGGGTGGATAATAATTGTCCTGAGATGGTTTCACCTACAAGTCAGCAGTTGTAGCCGGATAGAATAACCAAGAATTACTTTTTATAATGGTGTGTAGTGCCACAACAGTAGCCAGCCGAAAGTAGGAACGTCTCTTGTGCTGGCTAGGACTGTCGGCACTATGTGTATGACAAGCTTCTACTGTACTCTTGGAACAATTTAGAGCAAGATAAATCATTTCTTAGGCATATTACATTTAGCGGCTTAAGCTTTGCCAACTCTTTTTTGATTATAATACAATCATGCTCCGATATATCTTTGGCAGTTGCAAAACACATAGCCTTACTCCCACCAGATTCTGGCTTAAGCAATTTCAAATTAAGTGCATGAAATGCAAAGCCTAGAAATATAACTATCTCACTGGACTTTACGTGCTCTCTTATAGCAGAAATCTCGCTGGAACCTTGATCGGTTCCTTCTGTGAATGTTCTTATTTGTTCCGAAAGTTTAATTAGTATCGCAGGGTTTGTCTTAGCCCCGAAATCAATCACTCCACCGCCTTTTTTATGTTTTTGCCAAGGAAGGTGCCCGACCTTGCCATAAGGGTGATAAATCTCAATTCGATTAACTAATTCCGCTGCCTCCTTGGCATCTATTCCATAGTACGTTCGAATGGAGTTAACGAGAAAATGTTCGACGCAACGATCATAGTTGAATATAATCATCACGAGGGAATCAAATCGTTTTGCGAGGTCCTCCTTACCGCAATTCTTGGTAAGTAGCTGATAGAATTCGATGAACCAAGTATTCTGAATGTCTTTATAGTCAATATTTGAATTAAGACCTATATTTTCAAAATAGAGATGGCTTTCTTTTTCTGCATGTAATATCGATTGTACGATTGCAAGCTTACCGCAACCTTCGATCGACGCATCACCCTTATGTGTATCAATAAAATTATCGATCGACTCTGCCAGTGGCATCGCATCTCGAATCATCTGTGCGGCGTCTACGTACGGCCTTGCATTGGCTGGAGGACCACCTGGGTTTTTCTCCGCAACTTCTATCGCCATAATTCTAAGAGTTTCTCGGACTGCAGGATCGCCACCTGTTAGCTTCCCGAAATCACCGAGTTCAATATTTAACATCTGCGCAATGGTGCTCGTCAGCTTCTTGCCGTCAGGCAAGTCCACCTCACAACTGGCTCCTGCACCGACAACAACTAATGTCTTCTTCTTAAACATTGCTCCTCAATGCCTATTTTAAGTCATAGATTACAGGAAGAAATATACCATATTGCATTGGCTCGGT
The nucleotide sequence above comes from Thermodesulfobacteriota bacterium. Encoded proteins:
- the gltX gene encoding glutamate--tRNA ligase translates to MTVRTRFAPSPTGHLHIGGARTALFNWLFARRHGGEFILRVEDTDAARSTEEATQAILDGMEWLGLDWDEGPFLQSKRFNIYKEHAERLLKEKKGYRCWCTPEELEERRKQAMAEGRAPRYDRRCSERSDTPDGPSAVRFRVPPGKSIIKDLIKGTVAIEHEEIEDLVILRSDGSPTYNLCVVVDEAEMRITHVIRGDDHLNNTPKQILLYEAFGYPVPEFAHLPMILGSDGKRLSKRHGATSVTAYRDEGFLPHALINYLARLGWSHGDQEIFSMDELIEKFSLDNVGKSSGVFNPEKLLWLNHHYIKEARPEDLIGPLKLFLKEGEADDPRLPAIIKTTQERAKTLVEMAEGSRFYFEEEVTYEEKAGKKFLTPDRVEIFKLIIERLEGLDAFGETEIEAAFQAILDEKELKLGKLAQPVRVALTGGTVSPGIFETLAAMGKEMALRKLKRAVETIEEKAG